A segment of the Candidatus Krumholzibacteriia bacterium genome:
GGAAGCCGGCAGCCACGAAGACGTTGGTGTCGAGGACCAGCCGCGGCGTCACGACGACACCAGCCGTTGGAGCGTGGCCGGATCGATCGTGTGGCCGCCCTCGAACTCCGTGATCCCGAAGGCGATCCCGGCCTCGCGGACCCGTTCGAACTCGCGGGCCAGAGCCTCGGCGGGGACGAGCGGGTCTTCGGTGCCTACGACGAACTCGAGGTCGTAGGGGGCCGCGGCGAAGCGGTCGAGGTCGACGTCCTGGGGCAGGCCCGATCCCCAGCAGATCAGCCGGTCGATCCGCGGCCCGCGCAGTGCCGCCCAGCGGCCGGCCGTATGGGCCCCCTGGGAGAATCCGAGCACGGTGGTCCGCGCGGGTGCGCCGTCGCGGGCGTCGAGGTGGGCGATCAGGGCGTCGAGCCAGTCGAGGGTGTCGGTGATCTCGAGTTCGCGGTCGTCGCGGGTCATCCACGAGGCCCCGACGCGCTGGTAGCGGTCGTCGGTGTAGAAGCGCGACAGGCCCTCGGGGGCGACGATCTGCCGCCCCGGCCCGGCGATCGCCCGGAAGCGCCGCAGGAAGCGCTCGGCCCGCTGGGCGTAGCCGTGCAGCACGATCCAGCGCGCCTGGCCGGCGCCGCCGATCTCGTACCAGCGGGCGTGGCGACGCACCGGGAGCGTTCCCCGCGAGGTTTCCTGCCTGTCGTCGTCCACGCCGCGCCTCCCGGCCCGATCGAGCTTTCTTCGAGGGGGAATTCGACTAGTCTGGACCGTGTCCCCGGTCCGGTCGCGCCCTCGAGCCGGACCCGCGTCGCCCGAGAAATCGCTCTCGACCCGGAGTGCGCCTCCACGCCATGGCCCGTACGAACCAACGAGACTACGACAAGTTCTTCAACCGCGAACTGAGCTTCCTGGCCTTCGCCCGCCGGGTCATGGAGATGGTGCACGATCCCGACGTGCCGTTGCTCGAGCGGGTCAAGTTCGCCGGGATCGTCGGCATGCTGCACGACGAGTTCTCGATGAAGCGCCTCAGTGGCCTGAAGCGCCAGATCCAGCGGCGCAAGCTGAAGCGCTCGCTCGACGGCCGGACGCCGCTGCAGGAGTTCGACGCCTGCCGCGAGGAGCTGCTCGTGCAGTCGCAGCAGCTGGCCCTGGCGGTGAACGATTCGCTGCGTCCCGCCCTGGCCGAAGCGGGGATCCCGATCCTCGACCACGCGGCTCTGTCGAAGAAGCAGATCAAGGGCCTGCGCGAGTTCTTCCAGAAGTCGGTGCTGCCGATCCTCACGCCCCTGGCCGTCGACGCCGAGCACCCCTTCCCGTTCATCAGCAACCTGGGCCTGAACCTGGCGATCTACCTGCCCGAGGACAAGGACGGCAACGAGCGCTTCGTACGCCTGAAGATCCCCGACAACCGGCCTCGCTGGGTGCCACTGCCCGACGACGAGGGTTTCGTGCCGCTCGAGCAGGTGATCGCGGCCAATCTCGATCTGTTGTTCCCGCGGACGCCACCCACCCGGGTGCACACCTTCCGCGTGACCCGCGGGGCGAGCGGGGATCCCGACCGCCCCCTGGCCGACCTGACCATCGAGGAAGCCCTGAACGAGCCGGGCAGCATCGTCCAGCAGGTGTCGGGCGAGCTCAAAGCCCGGCGCTTCGCCGGAGCGGTCCGCCTGCAGGTGAGCAGCGAGATGCCCAAGAAGACGGCGCGCTGGCTGGCCGAGCAGCTCGAGATCGAGCGCGAGGACATCTACCCGACCGAGTACTTCCTCGGCCTGAGCGATCTACGCGACTTCGACGTCCCCGATCGCAAGGAGCTGCGCTACCCGCCGCACACGCCGCGCGTCCATCCCCGCCTCCGAGGCACGAACCTCGGCGATCCCGAGACGGTGTTCGACGAGATGCGCCGGGGCGACCTGCTCGTGCAGCACCCCTACCAGAGCTTCGACGCCTCGGTCCTGCAGTTCCTGCGGGCGGCCACGCTCGATCCGCAGACCCTGGCCATCAAGCTCACGATCTACCGCACCAGCCGGAACAGTCCGATCGTCCGCACGCTGGCCGAGGCGGCGCGTCGCGGCAAGCAGGTGGCGGTGCTGGTCGAGATCACCGCCCGCTTCGACGAGGCCCCGAACATCCAGTGGGGCGAGTACCTCGAGAAGGAGGGCGTGCACGTCGCCTACGGCGTGGAGAGCCTGAAGACGCACGTGAAGCTGGCGCTGGTGGTTCGCGAGGAGGAAGGCTCGATCCGCCGTTACCTGCACGTGGGCACGGGCAACTACCACTCGGGCACGGCGCGCATCTACGAGGACATGGGCTTGCTGACCTGCGACGAGAATCTGTGCGAGGAGGCGGCCGAACTCTTCAACGAACTCACCGGCTCGACCGTCTACGACTACGAGCACCTGCTCGTCGCGCCACACAACATGCGCGAGCGCTTCGTCGATCTGATCCGCCGCGAGGCCGAGCACGCGCGCGAGGGCAGGCCCAGCGGGATCCGCGCGAAGATGAACCAGCTACAGGATCCGATCATCATCCGTGAACTCTACGCGGCCAGTCAGGCCGGAGTGCCGATCACCGTGAACGTCCGCGGGCTGTGCTGCCTGCGCCCCGGTGTGAAGGGCCTGTCCGAGACGATTCGCGTGTACGGGGTGGTGAGCCGGTTCCTCGAGCACAGCCGCGTGTACCGTTTCGAGAACGCAGGCGAGCCCGAGCACTTCATGGGGTCGTCCGACTGGATGGCCCGGAACCTGAACAACCGCATGGAGTGCATCACGCCGATCCACGACGCCGACCTGCAGGCGGAGATCGACGCGATCTTCGACGTCTACGACCAGGACAACTGTTCGG
Coding sequences within it:
- the ppk1 gene encoding polyphosphate kinase 1, whose product is MARTNQRDYDKFFNRELSFLAFARRVMEMVHDPDVPLLERVKFAGIVGMLHDEFSMKRLSGLKRQIQRRKLKRSLDGRTPLQEFDACREELLVQSQQLALAVNDSLRPALAEAGIPILDHAALSKKQIKGLREFFQKSVLPILTPLAVDAEHPFPFISNLGLNLAIYLPEDKDGNERFVRLKIPDNRPRWVPLPDDEGFVPLEQVIAANLDLLFPRTPPTRVHTFRVTRGASGDPDRPLADLTIEEALNEPGSIVQQVSGELKARRFAGAVRLQVSSEMPKKTARWLAEQLEIEREDIYPTEYFLGLSDLRDFDVPDRKELRYPPHTPRVHPRLRGTNLGDPETVFDEMRRGDLLVQHPYQSFDASVLQFLRAATLDPQTLAIKLTIYRTSRNSPIVRTLAEAARRGKQVAVLVEITARFDEAPNIQWGEYLEKEGVHVAYGVESLKTHVKLALVVREEEGSIRRYLHVGTGNYHSGTARIYEDMGLLTCDENLCEEAAELFNELTGSTVYDYEHLLVAPHNMRERFVDLIRREAEHAREGRPSGIRAKMNQLQDPIIIRELYAASQAGVPITVNVRGLCCLRPGVKGLSETIRVYGVVSRFLEHSRVYRFENAGEPEHFMGSSDWMARNLNNRMECITPIHDADLQAEIDAIFDVYDQDNCSVWDCQPDGSYARRRPAEGEERWCAQEVLIAREDGEGPAHRPRATGRRASSSA
- a CDS encoding dienelactone hydrolase family protein produces the protein MDDDRQETSRGTLPVRRHARWYEIGGAGQARWIVLHGYAQRAERFLRRFRAIAGPGRQIVAPEGLSRFYTDDRYQRVGASWMTRDDRELEITDTLDWLDALIAHLDARDGAPARTTVLGFSQGAHTAGRWAALRGPRIDRLICWGSGLPQDVDLDRFAAAPYDLEFVVGTEDPLVPAEALAREFERVREAGIAFGITEFEGGHTIDPATLQRLVSS